In a single window of the Nicotiana tomentosiformis chromosome 8, ASM39032v3, whole genome shotgun sequence genome:
- the LOC104114348 gene encoding probable ADP,ATP carrier protein At5g56450, with product MVEEDGEGEPKGFVSRKSEPSNWWTTFNRDLMAGALMGGAVHTIVAPIERAKLLLQTQDSNIAILSGPHRRFKGMFDCIVRTVKEEGVLSLWRGNGSSVLRYYPSVALNFSLKDLYRNILHSNFRDGHLLAGSSANFVAGSAAGCTTLIIIYPLDIAHTRLAADLGRYETRQFRGIYHFLRTIHGKDGIRGIYRGLPASLHGMIVHRGLYFGGFDTMKDKMAENSEADVPLWKRWVVAQAVTTSAGLLSYPLDTVRRRMMMQSGLEKPMYRNTLDCWWRIYKTEGFTSFYRGALSNIFRSTGAAAVLVLYDEVKKFMNWSGL from the exons ATGGTGGAGGAGGATGGTGAAGGTGAACCGAAGGGTTTCGTTTCAAGAAAATCTGAGCCGTCCAATTGGTGGACAACTTTCAATCGAGATCTAATGGCAGGGGCATTGATGGGGGGTGCTGTGCACACGATTGTGGCACCAATTGAGAGAGCTAAGCTATTGTTGCAGACTCAAGATAGCAATATAGCCATATTGAGTGGTCCGCACAGGAGGTTTAAGGGCATGTTTGATTGCATAGTACGTACTGTTAAGGAAGAAGGGGTTCTTTCTCTTTGGAGGGGCAATGGTAGCAGTGTCCTCAGATATTACCCTTCTGTTGCTCTCAACTTCTCTCTTAAG GATCTCTATAGGAATATCTTACACAGCAACTTTCGAGATGGTCACCTTTTGGCTGGTTCATCGGCTAATTTTGTTGCTGGGTCTGCAGCTGGTTGTACAACATTGATCATCATCTATCCTCTAGATATTGCACATACACGGCTCGCAGCTGACCTTGGTCGGTACGAAACTCGTCAGTTCCGTGGCATTTACCACTTTCTGAGGACAATACATGGGAAAGACGGGATTCGAGGCATTTACAGGGGGCTTCCTGCATCTCTTCATGGAATGATCGTTCACAGAGGGCTTTACTTTGGGGGTTTCGACACCATGAAAGACAAGATGGCCGAGAATTCTGAAGCGGATGTACCATTATGGAAACGatgggtggtagctcaagctgtCACAACATCTGCGGGCCTGTTATCCTATCCATTGGATACAGTTCGGAGGCGAATGATGATGCAATCTGGCTTGGAGAAGCCAATGTACAGAAACACATTGGATTGTTGGTGGAGGATTTACAAGACAGAAGGATTTACTTCATTTTACCGCGGAGCTCTCTCGAATATTTTCAGAAGTACTGGAGCAGCAGCTGTTTTAGTGTTATATGATGAGGTGAAAAAGTTCATGAATTGGAGCGGATTATAG